In Niallia sp. FSL W8-0635, one genomic interval encodes:
- the purK gene encoding 5-(carboxyamino)imidazole ribonucleotide synthase, whose protein sequence is MSLSNKVILPGQTIGIIGGGQLGRMMAIAAKAQGFRIAVLDPTEDSPCGQVADYKIVDAYDSLSAIKKLAEISDVITYEFENIDAACLDWLTNNANVPQGSALLEITQDRVKEKKAIEQAGIKIAPYVVVEKTNDIYNGLAQLGYPAVLKTARGGYDGKGQYVIKESSQVAEAEELLNNGVCVLEKWIPFNKEISVIITRSGKGEATVFPASENIHLNNILHESIVPARISEFAKDLAIEKASKLAEYLHLVGTLAVEMFLTEDEEIYINELAPRPHNSGHYTIEACETSQFEQHIRAVCNWPLASTRLLRPAVMVNILGQHQAQIIDKIPDLQDWKIHLYGKQEPKENRKMGHITLLRSSVEIALDEIENTNIWNVQTEKIGG, encoded by the coding sequence ATGAGCTTGTCTAATAAAGTAATACTGCCAGGTCAAACAATTGGTATTATAGGTGGCGGTCAATTAGGGCGTATGATGGCAATCGCAGCAAAAGCACAAGGGTTTAGAATAGCCGTATTAGATCCAACAGAGGATTCTCCTTGTGGCCAAGTAGCTGATTATAAAATTGTTGATGCCTATGATAGTTTATCAGCGATAAAAAAATTAGCAGAAATAAGTGATGTAATAACTTATGAATTTGAAAATATAGATGCAGCTTGTCTTGATTGGTTAACCAATAATGCTAATGTTCCTCAAGGTTCTGCTCTTCTTGAAATTACGCAGGATCGAGTAAAGGAAAAAAAGGCAATAGAACAAGCGGGAATTAAGATAGCTCCATATGTAGTTGTTGAAAAAACAAATGATATTTATAATGGATTAGCACAATTAGGCTATCCAGCTGTTTTAAAAACGGCTCGTGGAGGTTATGATGGAAAAGGCCAATATGTTATTAAAGAAAGCAGTCAAGTAGCAGAAGCGGAAGAGCTATTAAACAATGGGGTCTGTGTATTAGAAAAATGGATTCCTTTTAATAAGGAAATATCGGTTATTATCACTAGAAGTGGAAAGGGAGAAGCTACTGTTTTTCCAGCTAGTGAAAATATTCATCTTAATAATATTCTGCATGAATCAATCGTTCCGGCTCGTATTAGTGAATTCGCAAAGGACTTAGCGATAGAGAAGGCAAGTAAGCTTGCTGAATATCTACATTTAGTAGGAACGCTAGCCGTAGAAATGTTCCTGACAGAAGACGAAGAGATTTATATTAATGAGTTGGCTCCTAGACCTCATAATTCGGGGCATTATACGATTGAAGCATGTGAGACTTCACAGTTTGAACAGCATATCCGTGCGGTGTGTAATTGGCCCTTAGCAAGCACTAGGCTATTAAGACCTGCTGTCATGGTTAATATTCTCGGTCAACATCAAGCGCAGATAATTGATAAAATTCCTGATTTGCAGGACTGGAAAATTCATCTTTATGGAAAACAGGAACCAAAGGAAAATAGAAAGATGGGGCATATAACTTTGCTTCGTTCATCTGTTGAAATTGCATTAGATGAAATTGAGAATACGAACATATGGAATGTACAGACAGAAAAAATCGGAGGATAA
- the purB gene encoding adenylosuccinate lyase encodes MIDRYTRPEMGKIWTEENRFKAWLEVEILACEAWVKLGEIPAEDVKKIRENASFDIERIKEIELDTRHDVVAFTRAVSETLGEERKWVHYGLTSTDVVDTALSYQIKQANEILLKDVENFIEILKNKAQEHKYTVMMGRTHGVHAEPTTFGLKLALWHEEMKRNLERFKAAAEGIEYGKISGAVGTYANIDPFVEQYVCKELGIKPAPISTQTLQRDRHADYMSTLALIATSIEKFAVEIRGLQKSETREVEEFFAKGQKGSSAMPHKRNPIGSENMAGLARVIRGYMLTAYENVPLWHERDISHSSAERIIIPDATIALNYMLNRFGNIVKNLTVFPENMKRNMDRTLGLIYSQRVLLALIDKGLTREEAYDTVQPRAMESWEKQVPFRGLVDNDAVISSKLTKEEIDDCFDYHFHIKHVDTIFDRLGL; translated from the coding sequence ATGATTGATCGTTACACAAGACCAGAAATGGGTAAGATTTGGACAGAGGAAAATCGCTTTAAAGCATGGTTAGAGGTAGAAATTTTAGCATGTGAAGCTTGGGTAAAGCTTGGAGAGATTCCAGCAGAAGATGTAAAAAAGATACGTGAAAATGCTTCGTTTGATATCGAACGTATTAAAGAAATTGAGCTAGATACAAGACATGATGTTGTTGCATTTACAAGAGCAGTATCTGAAACACTTGGAGAAGAAAGAAAATGGGTGCATTATGGTTTGACTTCTACGGATGTAGTAGATACGGCACTTTCTTATCAAATTAAACAAGCTAATGAGATTTTATTAAAAGATGTAGAGAACTTCATTGAAATTCTGAAGAATAAAGCACAAGAGCATAAATACACCGTTATGATGGGGCGTACACATGGGGTGCATGCAGAACCAACTACTTTTGGTTTAAAGCTTGCTTTATGGCATGAAGAAATGAAACGTAACCTTGAGAGATTTAAGGCAGCTGCTGAAGGAATTGAATATGGCAAAATTTCTGGTGCAGTTGGAACTTATGCAAATATCGATCCTTTTGTAGAACAATATGTATGTAAAGAATTGGGGATTAAGCCGGCTCCGATTTCAACGCAAACATTACAACGTGATCGCCATGCAGATTATATGTCTACACTAGCATTAATTGCTACTTCTATTGAAAAATTCGCAGTAGAAATTCGCGGGTTGCAAAAGAGTGAAACAAGAGAAGTGGAAGAATTTTTTGCTAAAGGGCAAAAAGGCTCTTCTGCAATGCCACATAAGCGTAATCCAATTGGTTCAGAAAACATGGCAGGTCTTGCTCGTGTTATACGTGGCTATATGCTAACTGCCTATGAAAATGTTCCTCTATGGCATGAAAGAGATATTTCTCATTCATCTGCAGAGCGAATCATTATTCCTGATGCAACAATTGCATTAAATTATATGTTAAATCGTTTTGGAAATATCGTGAAAAACTTAACTGTATTCCCAGAGAATATGAAACGAAATATGGATCGTACACTTGGCTTAATCTACTCACAGCGCGTATTACTAGCTCTAATTGATAAAGGGCTAACAAGAGAAGAAGCTTATGACACTGTGCAACCAAGAGCGATGGAGTCATGGGAAAAGCAAGTACCGTTCCGCGGGCTAGTAGATAATGATGCAGTCATTTCTTCTAAGTTAACAAAAGAAGAGATTGATGATTGCTTTGATTATCACTTCCATATCAAACATGTTGATACGATTTTTGATCGTCTTGGTTTATAA
- the purM gene encoding phosphoribosylformylglycinamidine cyclo-ligase produces the protein MAEAYKQAGVNIEAGYEAVTRMKKHVKKTTRPGVMGGLGGFGGMFDLSVLNLNNPVLVSGTDGVGTKLMLAFMLDKHDTIGIDAVAMCVNDIVVQGAEPIYFLDYIACGKAEPSKIEAIVKGIADGCEQAGCALVGGETAEMPGMYDEEEYDLAGFAVGACEKEKLVTGEKIQAGDVLIGLASNGIHSNGYSLVRKLFFEKANMSLSDYIEEFGCTLGEELIKPTRIYVKSVLSALKEFEIKGLAHITGGGFIENIPRMLPEGFGMELDESNWEVPAVFEKMEQIGEIDRKEMYNIFNMGTGMVLAVSKEEEEQVIDHFTRIGEKAYTLGKVTEDGEINIILK, from the coding sequence ATGGCTGAAGCTTATAAACAAGCAGGAGTTAATATAGAGGCAGGCTATGAAGCGGTAACAAGAATGAAGAAGCATGTGAAAAAAACAACTCGTCCAGGTGTTATGGGTGGATTAGGCGGATTTGGCGGCATGTTCGATCTATCTGTTTTAAATTTAAATAACCCTGTTTTGGTATCAGGGACAGATGGTGTAGGAACAAAGCTAATGCTTGCTTTTATGTTAGATAAGCATGACACAATTGGAATTGATGCTGTGGCAATGTGTGTGAACGATATTGTTGTCCAAGGGGCAGAACCAATCTATTTCCTTGACTATATTGCTTGTGGAAAAGCAGAGCCTAGTAAAATCGAGGCGATTGTCAAAGGAATTGCAGACGGGTGTGAACAAGCTGGTTGTGCTTTGGTTGGCGGTGAAACAGCTGAGATGCCAGGAATGTATGACGAGGAAGAATATGATTTAGCAGGATTTGCTGTGGGAGCTTGTGAAAAAGAAAAGCTTGTTACTGGTGAAAAAATCCAAGCTGGAGATGTATTAATTGGCCTAGCTTCTAATGGAATTCATAGCAATGGCTACTCCCTTGTACGAAAATTATTTTTCGAAAAAGCTAATATGTCTCTATCTGATTATATCGAGGAATTTGGTTGTACGTTAGGAGAAGAATTAATCAAGCCGACGAGAATTTACGTGAAATCAGTTCTATCTGCTTTAAAGGAATTTGAGATTAAAGGTCTTGCTCATATTACTGGTGGCGGATTTATCGAAAATATCCCAAGAATGCTTCCAGAAGGTTTCGGAATGGAATTGGATGAATCAAACTGGGAAGTACCTGCTGTTTTTGAAAAAATGGAGCAAATCGGCGAAATTGATCGTAAAGAAATGTATAACATCTTTAACATGGGAACTGGAATGGTACTTGCTGTCAGCAAAGAAGAAGAGGAACAAGTCATTGACCATTTTACTCGTATTGGGGAAAAGGCTTATACACTAGGAAAAGTAACAGAGGACGGGGAAATAAATATCATCCTCAAATAG
- the purS gene encoding phosphoribosylformylglycinamidine synthase subunit PurS: MFKVKVYITLRESVLDPQGNAVKGSLHSLNYKEVEDVRIGKYLELTIDKSERNIDELVKEMCEKLLANTVIEDYRYEVEEVVAQ, encoded by the coding sequence ATGTTTAAAGTTAAAGTATACATCACATTAAGAGAAAGTGTATTAGATCCACAAGGGAATGCTGTGAAGGGATCGTTGCATTCATTAAATTATAAAGAAGTAGAGGATGTACGTATTGGTAAATACCTAGAATTAACAATTGATAAGTCAGAAAGAAACATTGATGAGCTAGTAAAGGAAATGTGTGAAAAACTACTTGCTAATACAGTTATTGAAGACTACCGCTATGAGGTGGAGGAGGTTGTTGCACAGTGA
- the purC gene encoding phosphoribosylaminoimidazolesuccinocarboxamide synthase: MEKRALLYEGKAKRVYKTSDEDIVWLEYKDSATAFNGEKKATITGKGRLNNEITSLLFLKLKDFGIPSHFVEKLSETEQLVKKVEIIPLEVVVRNLAAGSFSKRLGIEEGNPLSKPLVEFYYKDDALGDPMITEDHIEELKLASTEEVAFLKKKALEVNEVLSRFFGELGINLVDFKLEFGKDKEGNILLADEISPDTCRLWDKETNAKLDKDVFRRDLGNLTDAYENILARLGGSQHV, from the coding sequence ATGGAAAAGAGAGCTTTATTGTATGAAGGAAAAGCAAAAAGAGTGTATAAAACTTCAGATGAGGATATTGTTTGGTTGGAATATAAAGATTCCGCTACTGCCTTTAATGGTGAGAAGAAAGCTACTATTACAGGCAAAGGTCGATTAAACAATGAGATTACTAGTTTACTATTCTTAAAGTTAAAAGACTTTGGTATTCCATCACATTTTGTAGAAAAATTGTCAGAAACAGAACAACTTGTAAAGAAAGTGGAGATTATTCCATTAGAAGTGGTCGTTCGAAATCTAGCAGCAGGCAGTTTTTCAAAAAGATTAGGAATAGAAGAAGGCAATCCGTTATCAAAGCCATTGGTTGAATTTTACTACAAGGATGATGCACTAGGTGATCCAATGATTACGGAAGACCATATCGAAGAATTAAAGCTTGCATCAACGGAGGAAGTTGCATTTTTAAAGAAAAAGGCACTAGAAGTAAATGAAGTATTAAGCAGATTTTTTGGAGAATTGGGAATTAACTTAGTTGATTTTAAATTAGAATTTGGAAAAGACAAAGAAGGTAATATTCTTCTTGCTGATGAAATTTCACCAGATACTTGCCGTCTTTGGGATAAAGAAACTAATGCGAAATTAGATAAAGATGTATTTCGTCGTGATTTAGGAAATCTAACAGATGCTTACGAAAATATTTTAGCGAGACTAGGGGGAAGTCAACATGTTTAA
- the purQ gene encoding phosphoribosylformylglycinamidine synthase subunit PurQ, which translates to MKFAVIVFPGSNCDVDMFHAVKDELGEEVEYVWHDTDSLEGFDGILLPGGFSYGDYLRTGAIARFSNVMKEVVKAAEAGKPVLGVCNGFQILLEAGLLPGAMRRNESLKFICKPVELQVANNNTMFSSAYKENEVITVPIAHGEGNYYCDEETLANLKANNQIVFTYNGTNPNGSLENIAGITNEKGNVLGMMPHPERAVDELLGGADGLKIFKSIVSQWREANVVNA; encoded by the coding sequence GTGAAATTTGCAGTAATCGTATTTCCAGGATCCAATTGTGATGTTGATATGTTTCATGCGGTGAAGGATGAGCTTGGAGAAGAAGTAGAATACGTATGGCATGATACAGACAGCTTAGAAGGCTTTGATGGAATTTTGCTACCTGGAGGATTCTCTTATGGTGACTATCTTCGTACAGGAGCGATTGCAAGATTCAGTAATGTAATGAAAGAAGTAGTGAAAGCAGCAGAAGCGGGCAAACCAGTTCTTGGTGTATGTAATGGATTCCAAATATTATTAGAAGCGGGTTTACTACCTGGTGCAATGAGAAGAAATGAAAGCTTAAAGTTTATCTGCAAGCCAGTTGAACTGCAGGTAGCAAATAATAATACGATGTTCTCCTCTGCATATAAAGAAAACGAAGTAATCACTGTTCCGATTGCTCACGGAGAAGGAAATTACTACTGTGATGAGGAAACATTAGCAAACTTAAAAGCAAATAATCAAATTGTTTTTACTTATAATGGTACAAATCCAAACGGAAGCTTAGAAAATATTGCTGGAATTACAAATGAAAAAGGAAATGTCCTTGGTATGATGCCTCACCCAGAAAGAGCAGTAGATGAGCTTTTAGGTGGAGCAGATGGTCTGAAAATATTTAAATCAATCGTTAGTCAGTGGAGGGAAGCAAATGTCGTTAATGCTTGA
- the purN gene encoding phosphoribosylglycinamide formyltransferase, translated as MKRIAVFASGNGSNFQAIVNAVKRGELNASITLLVSDKPEAYVLDRAMKEEIPTFVFAAKNYQEKADYEQEILKHLEANEIDLIVLAGYMRLIGDTLLQAFAGKIINIHPSLLPAFPGKDAIGQALEAGVSQTGITIHYVDAGMDTGPIIAQEAIALSEKETRESIQEKIQVLEHQLYPQVIQHLLHKKEVFH; from the coding sequence ATGAAGCGGATTGCTGTTTTTGCTTCTGGTAATGGATCTAACTTTCAGGCGATAGTCAATGCGGTAAAACGAGGGGAGTTAAATGCCTCTATTACCCTATTAGTCTCTGATAAACCAGAAGCTTATGTGCTTGATAGAGCGATGAAAGAAGAAATTCCCACCTTTGTTTTTGCAGCAAAGAATTATCAGGAAAAAGCAGATTATGAACAAGAAATTTTAAAGCATTTAGAAGCAAATGAGATTGATTTAATTGTTCTTGCAGGATATATGAGATTAATAGGTGATACACTTTTACAAGCATTTGCGGGCAAAATTATCAATATACATCCGTCTCTACTTCCTGCTTTTCCAGGAAAGGATGCAATTGGTCAAGCCTTAGAGGCAGGAGTTTCACAAACTGGTATTACCATTCATTATGTAGATGCCGGAATGGATACAGGGCCTATTATTGCCCAAGAGGCCATTGCTTTGTCAGAAAAAGAAACAAGAGAAAGCATTCAGGAAAAAATTCAAGTATTGGAGCACCAGCTATATCCACAGGTGATCCAACACTTGCTTCATAAAAAAGAAGTTTTCCATTAA
- the purF gene encoding amidophosphoribosyltransferase yields the protein MLAEIRGLNEECGIFGVWGHEDASQLTYYGLHSLQHRGQEGTGIVSTDGEKLKGIKGEGLVSEIFTQEAIKDLSGKAAIGHVRYATAGGGGYENVQPLLFHFQSGSMALAHNGNLVNATALKSQLEAQGSIFQTSSDTEVLAHLIRRGGFAAFKERVKNALTMIKGAYAFLILTETELMVALDPNGMRPLSLGKLGDAYVVASETCAFDVVGAEFVRDILPGELLIIDDNGFRSEMFSVASNIAMCTMEYVYFSRPDSNINGINVHTARKNLGKRLAIEAPIEADVVTGVPDSSISAAIGYAEATGIPYELGLIKNRYVGRTFIQPSQSLREQGVKMKLSAVRGVVEGKRVIMVDDSIVRGTTSKRIVTMLREAGATEVHVLISSPPIKNPCFYGIDTSTKEELIASKYSVEELRELIGADSLIFLSTEGMIDAIGRTDDGENRGHCLACFTGKYPTEIYPNADHPYEKV from the coding sequence ATGCTTGCTGAAATAAGAGGGTTAAATGAAGAATGTGGTATCTTTGGAGTTTGGGGACATGAAGATGCATCGCAATTAACATACTACGGGCTTCATAGCTTACAGCATCGCGGACAAGAAGGTACAGGTATTGTATCAACTGATGGGGAAAAATTAAAAGGAATTAAAGGAGAAGGTCTAGTTTCTGAAATTTTTACCCAAGAAGCAATTAAAGATTTATCAGGAAAAGCAGCAATTGGGCATGTACGTTATGCAACAGCAGGAGGCGGCGGATATGAAAATGTTCAGCCTCTTCTTTTCCACTTCCAAAGCGGAAGTATGGCACTTGCTCATAACGGAAATCTAGTAAATGCTACAGCTTTAAAAAGCCAGCTAGAAGCACAAGGAAGTATTTTTCAAACAAGCTCGGACACAGAGGTTCTTGCTCATTTAATTAGAAGAGGCGGTTTTGCGGCATTTAAGGAAAGAGTGAAAAATGCGCTGACAATGATTAAAGGTGCGTATGCTTTTCTTATTTTAACGGAAACAGAATTAATGGTTGCTCTAGATCCGAATGGAATGCGTCCTCTTTCATTAGGGAAGTTAGGAGATGCTTATGTCGTGGCATCTGAAACATGTGCATTTGATGTGGTAGGAGCAGAGTTTGTTCGTGATATTTTGCCAGGGGAACTTTTAATTATCGATGATAACGGGTTCCGTTCAGAAATGTTCTCTGTCGCTTCTAATATTGCAATGTGCACAATGGAATATGTCTATTTCTCCAGACCTGACAGTAATATCAATGGAATCAATGTTCATACTGCTCGTAAAAATCTTGGGAAAAGATTAGCAATCGAAGCACCTATTGAAGCAGATGTAGTAACTGGAGTACCTGATTCTAGTATTTCTGCAGCAATCGGATATGCGGAAGCAACAGGAATTCCGTATGAGCTTGGATTGATTAAAAATCGCTATGTTGGCCGAACATTTATTCAACCTTCACAGTCTCTTCGTGAGCAAGGGGTTAAGATGAAGCTTTCTGCTGTACGCGGAGTAGTAGAAGGAAAAAGAGTGATTATGGTAGATGATTCTATCGTTCGTGGCACAACAAGTAAACGTATTGTGACAATGTTAAGAGAAGCGGGAGCAACAGAAGTGCACGTGCTAATCAGTTCTCCACCAATTAAAAATCCTTGCTTCTATGGAATTGATACATCAACAAAAGAAGAGTTGATTGCATCTAAATATTCAGTAGAAGAACTTCGTGAATTAATTGGCGCTGACTCTCTTATCTTCTTAAGTACAGAAGGAATGATTGATGCGATCGGTCGAACAGATGATGGGGAAAATAGAGGACATTGTCTAGCTTGCTTTACAGGTAAATATCCAACCGAAATTTATCCGAACGCAGATCATCCATACGAGAAAGTGTAA
- the purL gene encoding phosphoribosylformylglycinamidine synthase subunit PurL, which produces MSLMLEPSPEQIKSEEIYKQMGVTDEEFAMVEGILGRLPNYTEIGLFSVMWSEHCSYKNSKPVLKKFPISGPQVLQGPGEGAGIVDIGDGQAVAFKIESHNHPSAIEPYQGAATGVGGIIRDVFSMGARPIAILNSLRFGELDNERTKYLFKEVVAGIAGYGNCIGIPTVGGEIAFDDSYAGNPLVNAMCVGLINHEDIKKGQAHGVGNTVMYVGAKTGRDGIHGATFASEELTENSDEKRPAVQVGDPFMEKLLLEACLELIQSDALVGIQDMGAAGLASSSAEMASKAGSGIEMNLDLVPQRETGMTAYEMMLSESQERMLIVVKKGREQEIKDLFHKYDLEAVAIGIVTDDKMLRLLHKGEVVANVPADALAEDAPVYHKPSSEPAYYREFQAMENYIPTVTNYGETLLNLLKQPTIASKEWVYDQYDYMVRTNTVVAPGSDAAVVRIRGTKKALAMTTDCNARYLYLDPETGGKIAVAEAARNIVCSGAEPLAITDNLNFGNPEKPEIFWQIEKAADGISEACLALNAPVIGGNVSLYNETNGTAIYPTPVIGMVGLVKDTKDITTQSFKAAGDLIYVLGETKAEFGGSELQKMLEGSISGKAPSLDLEEEKAYQQAVLEAIRAGVIESAHDLAEGGLAVAVAESLISSKGLGAKVTVTEDAVTALFSESQSRFLLSIKPENKETFEKLVPATLVGEVTDTTVLTISQGETILVNEQVDSLTDAWRGAIPCLLK; this is translated from the coding sequence ATGTCGTTAATGCTTGAGCCAAGTCCAGAACAAATTAAATCAGAAGAAATTTACAAACAAATGGGTGTGACGGATGAAGAGTTTGCGATGGTAGAGGGAATTCTAGGTCGCCTTCCTAACTATACAGAGATTGGGTTATTTTCTGTTATGTGGTCAGAACATTGTAGCTATAAGAACTCTAAACCAGTATTGAAGAAATTCCCAATTTCAGGGCCACAAGTTTTACAAGGACCTGGTGAGGGTGCAGGGATTGTAGATATCGGCGATGGTCAAGCGGTAGCATTTAAAATCGAAAGCCATAACCATCCATCAGCAATTGAGCCATATCAAGGAGCTGCAACTGGTGTAGGTGGAATTATCCGTGATGTTTTCTCCATGGGAGCAAGACCAATTGCTATTCTGAACTCACTACGATTCGGTGAATTAGATAATGAACGTACGAAATACCTTTTTAAAGAAGTAGTTGCCGGAATTGCTGGCTATGGAAACTGCATTGGGATTCCAACAGTTGGTGGGGAAATTGCTTTTGATGATTCCTATGCTGGAAACCCGCTTGTAAATGCAATGTGTGTTGGTCTAATTAACCATGAGGATATTAAAAAAGGTCAGGCACACGGTGTTGGTAATACCGTAATGTATGTAGGCGCGAAAACAGGTCGTGACGGAATTCATGGTGCAACATTTGCTTCAGAAGAATTAACAGAGAACTCCGATGAAAAGCGTCCTGCTGTACAAGTAGGAGATCCATTTATGGAAAAGCTTCTTCTAGAAGCGTGTCTTGAGCTGATTCAATCAGATGCATTAGTTGGTATTCAAGATATGGGGGCTGCAGGACTAGCAAGCTCTAGTGCAGAAATGGCAAGTAAAGCTGGTTCTGGTATTGAAATGAATTTAGACTTAGTACCACAGCGTGAAACAGGAATGACTGCTTATGAAATGATGCTATCTGAATCACAAGAACGTATGTTGATTGTTGTGAAAAAAGGAAGAGAACAGGAAATCAAAGATCTTTTCCATAAATATGATTTAGAGGCAGTAGCAATCGGTATTGTAACAGATGATAAAATGCTTCGTCTCCTTCATAAAGGAGAAGTAGTAGCAAATGTACCTGCAGATGCTTTAGCAGAGGATGCTCCAGTATATCATAAGCCATCTAGTGAACCAGCTTATTATCGTGAGTTCCAAGCGATGGAAAACTATATTCCTACTGTAACTAACTATGGTGAAACACTTCTTAATCTATTAAAACAGCCTACTATTGCAAGTAAAGAGTGGGTTTATGATCAATATGACTATATGGTTCGTACAAATACAGTAGTTGCACCAGGTTCTGATGCAGCAGTGGTACGTATTCGCGGAACGAAAAAAGCATTAGCGATGACAACGGATTGTAATGCAAGATACTTGTACTTAGATCCAGAAACAGGCGGTAAGATTGCAGTAGCAGAAGCAGCTCGTAATATCGTATGTTCTGGTGCAGAGCCACTTGCTATTACTGACAACTTAAACTTCGGAAATCCAGAGAAACCAGAGATTTTCTGGCAAATTGAAAAAGCGGCAGACGGAATCAGTGAAGCTTGCTTAGCATTAAATGCACCAGTAATCGGCGGTAATGTCTCTTTATATAACGAAACAAATGGAACTGCTATCTATCCTACTCCTGTTATTGGAATGGTTGGATTAGTGAAGGATACGAAAGATATCACTACACAAAGCTTTAAAGCAGCTGGAGACTTAATCTATGTACTCGGAGAAACAAAAGCAGAGTTTGGTGGAAGTGAGTTACAGAAAATGCTAGAAGGATCTATTTCTGGTAAAGCACCTTCCTTAGATTTAGAAGAGGAAAAAGCTTATCAACAAGCAGTTCTTGAAGCAATCCGTGCAGGTGTTATAGAATCCGCTCATGATTTAGCAGAAGGTGGCTTAGCAGTTGCCGTTGCAGAAAGCTTAATCAGCTCAAAGGGCCTAGGAGCAAAAGTAACTGTTACAGAAGATGCTGTAACAGCACTATTCAGTGAATCACAATCACGTTTCTTACTTTCTATTAAACCAGAAAACAAAGAGACTTTTGAAAAATTAGTTCCTGCTACACTAGTAGGAGAAGTTACTGATACAACCGTTCTTACCATTAGCCAAGGGGAAACTATTCTAGTAAATGAACAGGTTGATTCGTTAACGGATGCCTGGAGAGGAGCAATTCCATGCTTGCTGAAATAA